The region ATACCCCTGCCAGTTTTCAACGCTTAATTATGTTTTCGAGCGTTGCTTCTAACGAGTCCACCGGAAATTAGAGGTGAGAGAATAATGGCAACATCGAGCACGCGCGAAGGAGCCGCGGCGATGACAGAAGAATCGAATGAGCAATCCCTAGTCGCCAAACCGGCAAGCTGGCTGGCCAGCATCCGTCAATTCTGGCGTGAAGTCGCTCGGGAAATGAAACAGGTTTCTTGGCCGACGCGCCCTGAGGTCGTAAACACAACCATTATCGTTGTGATTGCGGTGTTCTTCTTTGCTTTTTACCTGTTCGCTGCCGACATTGTCTTTACTTACTTGATAAAGGGCATTGAATGGGTGGTTGGCAAGATTTTCTAGCAAAGCCGGCGCTGATTTTGTCGGTTACACATTCGGAGACTTCCGCAGAATATGGCGAAGCAATGGTTCATCATTCACACTTACTCGGGCTACGAACGCAAAGTACGCGACAGTCTGAATTCGCGTATCCAGGCGTTTGGCATGGGAGATGAAAT is a window of Acidobacteriota bacterium DNA encoding:
- the secE gene encoding preprotein translocase subunit SecE, coding for MTEESNEQSLVAKPASWLASIRQFWREVAREMKQVSWPTRPEVVNTTIIVVIAVFFFAFYLFAADIVFTYLIKGIEWVVGKIF